Proteins from one Ahaetulla prasina isolate Xishuangbanna chromosome 2, ASM2864084v1, whole genome shotgun sequence genomic window:
- the LOC131190693 gene encoding interferon omega-1-like: MGATIPFQCIGDIVDFSHLNEENLMSMNEALQEVDAKIAIQEMLQQTDLIFKQVHAELFWDENSLRNFHAGLDQQIKNLETCQNEDLGAGTISSPRDQKLQLTRLRVKRYFQGLNDFLKDKEYSSCAWKIVQIQLRECFLLIHQLIQRIPTQA; the protein is encoded by the exons ATGGGAGCCACCATTCCCTTCCAATGTATTGGAGATATTGTAGACTTCTCACATCTCAATGAAGAAAATTTAATGAGCATGAATGAAGCACTCCAGGAAGTGGATGCCAAAATAGCCATACAAGAAATGCTCCAACAGACAGACCTCATCTTCAAGCAAGTTCATGCTGAATTATTTTGGGATGAGAACTCTCTAAGAAATTTCCATGCTGGATTGGATCAGCAGATTAAGAACCTGGAAACATGCCAAAATGAAGACTTGGGAGCTGGCACCATATCTAGTCCAAGGGATCAGAAACTGCAGCTCACCAGATTAAGAGTGAAGAGATATTTTCAAGGGCTGAACGATTTCCTGAAAGATAAGGAATACAGCTCCTGCGCCTGGAAGATTGTTCAGATCCAACTCAGAGAATGTTTCCTATTGATTCATCAACTTATCCAGAGGATTCCAACTCAAG cTTGA